In Plasmodium falciparum 3D7 genome assembly, chromosome: 13, the following are encoded in one genomic region:
- a CDS encoding pre-mRNA-splicing factor ATP-dependent RNA helicase PRP16, with protein sequence MIAKSYVYSDSSSDGNKKNNDKIQTGFLYNEKKNEKTLEFKRRKVNKINKKLTTDDVKSNIFKKIDTFEEASFKKDKVSKRYLNNNEKEKYYKDRDKNKIKKNNIKDKHVNQKYNIYNSSTSPDNSDIDNLYNHKENKNNHKYNKSDYSEDSINISINIKNDESNKYNLSNKQHHNRYSNKTFEKDEKQKKDYYKKNNDKILDEIWYTKEDEFVDSFYNMDIEATYEKEKKMINNLKTRINSNTGKKVNQKNLDNNLWELNKLKQGGVTSTYNKLQLEKINEANVTNEIKKIVLTRTVNPPFIDKFKSYNKRFVNIEQRNNFDDQKSEKKKSDNINNDKYYSNKPIQSTSYSTVVKDETCDFVKAAKKGSEFLKYFKSENEKSKARDRYWEISNSKLGELLKLYKNKKKNKNDNTSKEDYDNISYNSSENNKEDDNGSDVFDYKKDKIYSSLFNIENNNKDKKNTLKDKEELLKLKESLPIYKSKHELLDAVYNNNIIIIVGETGSGKTTQIVQYLYEEGYHRNGIICCTQPRRVAAVSVAYRVSYEMNVDIGSLVGYTIRFEDNTTKDTKIRYVTDGILLRETLNDKELDKYSVIIMDEAHERSINTDVLLGILKNICLKRNDLKLIVTSATIDAKKFSAFFGNAPIYNIQGRTFKVHIEYLRTPCNDYIECAVQKAIQIHVSDNNYDNNFGDILIFMTGQEDINATCYLLSERFYEVYESYKESKNNKKDTINKIKNILNEDNNNNNNDSNIKKKVDGDNNTNDHMIYPFYIFPIYSQLSSEQQSKIFKKYDLRKIIVSTNIAETSLTLDGIKYVIDTGYCKLKVYNQTIGMDVLQVTPISQANANQRSGRAGRTGAGICYRLYTENTFLCDLYQNNIPEIQRSNLSNVVLLLKSLHVQNLFEFDFIDVPSKESIINSLHELWVLGAINNEGNLTDIGRKMVQFPLDPPLSKIVIYSQNFQCTKEILIIVSMLSSPSIFLESKENNESIESKKEKFTVPESDHLTLLNIYLQWRSHNYSYSWCTKNFIQYKALNKAKEVYSQLIDIIKTLNIKNVSCDNKWELIRKTICSGYFHNAAKLKSFSEYINLRTNVSCHVHPNSSLYNIGYTPDYVIYQEIVFTTKEYMRNVTTVDPEWLCELGPLFFYMKNV encoded by the coding sequence ATGATTGCTAAATCATATGTTTATAGTGATTCCTCATCTGATggcaataaaaaaaacaatgacAAAATACAGACGGGATTTctatataatgaaaagaaaaatgaaaaaacattagaatttaaaagaaggaaagtaaacaaaattaataaGAAACTCACAACAGATGATGTGAAatctaatatttttaaaaaaattgatacTTTTGAGGAAGcatcatttaaaaaagacAAAGTTTCTAAAAGATATCTTAATaacaatgaaaaagaaaaatattataaagatagagataaaaataaaattaaaaaaaataatattaaggaTAAACATGTTAATCaaaagtataatatatataattcttctaCATCACCAGATAATTCAGATAtagataatttatataatcataaggaaaataaaaataatcataaatataataaaagtgatTACTCCGAAGATTCTATTAATATaagtattaatataaaaaatgatgaaagtAATAAATACAATTTGTCAAATAAACAACATCATAATCGTTACTCAAATAAAACGTttgaaaaagatgaaaaacaaaaaaaagactactacaaaaaaaataatgataagatTTTAGATGAAATATGGTACACTAAAGAAGATGAATTTGTtgattcattttataatatggaTATTGAAGCtacatatgaaaaagaaaaaaaaatgatcaataatttaaaaacaaGAATAAATAGTAATACAGGGAAAAAAGTGAATCAAAAAAATttagataataatttatgggaattaaataaattaaaacaagGAGGTGTTACATCAACTTACAATAAATTACAActagaaaaaattaatgaagCCAATGTTActaatgaaattaaaaaaattgtattaaCCAGAACTGTCAATCCTCCATTTATAGATAAATTTAAATCGTATAATAAAAGGTTTGTAAATATAGAACAAAGAAATAATTTCGATGATCAAaaaagtgaaaaaaaaaaatcggataatattaataatgataaatattatagtAATAAACCTATTCAATCCACGTCCTATTCAACTGTTGTTAAAGATGAAACTTGTGATTTTGTAAAAGCAGCAAAAAAAGGTAGCGAattcttaaaatattttaaaagtgaAAACGAAAAATCAAAGGCCAGAGATCGGTACTGGGAAATTAGTAATAGCAAATTGGGAGAGTTACTAaaattgtataaaaataaaaaaaaaaataaaaatgataatacatCAAAAGAggattatgataatattagtTATAATTCTtctgaaaataataaagaggaTGATAATGGTTCAGATGTTtttgattataaaaaagataaaatatatagcagtttatttaatatagaaaataataataaggataagaaaaataccttaaaagataaagaagaattgttaaaattaaaagaatctTTACCCATATACAAATCAAAGCATGAATTATTAGATGctgtttataataataatataattattatagttGGAGAAACAGGATCTGGGAAAACTACACAAATTGTGCAATACTTATATGAAGAAGGTTATCATAGGAATGGTATTATTTGTTGTACACAACCCAGAAGGGTTGCTGCTGTGTCTGTAGCTTATCGTGTTTCGTATGAAATGAATGTAGATATTGGTTCTCTTGTCGGTTATACTATAAGATTTGAAGACAATACAACAAAAGATACAAAAATTAGGTATGTAACAGATGGTATTTTATTAAGAGAGACTTTGAATGATAAAGAATTAGATAAGTATAGTGTTATAATTATGGATGAAGCACATGAAAGATCTATTAATACAGATGTATTATTaggtatattaaaaaatatatgtttaaaaagaaatgacCTTAAATTAATAGTAACATCAGCAACTATTGATGCAAAAAAATTTTCCGCATTTTTTGGTAATGCaccaatatataatattcaagGAAGAACATTTAAAGTACATATAGAATATTTAAGAACACCATGTAATGATTACATCGAATGTGCTGTACAGAAAGCTATACAGATACATGTATcagataataattatgataacaaTTTTGgtgatattttaattttcatGACGGGTCAAGAAGATATAAATGCAACATGTTATTTATTAAGTGAGCGTTTTTATGAAGTATATGAATCATATAAGGAAtcgaaaaataataaaaaggatacaataaataaaattaaaaatatattaaatgaagataataataataataataatgatagtaatattaaaaagaaggTTGATGgggataataatacaaatgatcATATGATATATCCATTTTATATCTTTCCTATATATTCGCAACTATCTAGCGAACAACaaagtaaaatatttaaaaaatatgatttaagaaaaattattgtCTCAACAAATATTGCAGAAACTTCATTAACATTAGATGGaattaaatatgttattGATACAGGTTATTGCAaattaaaagtatataatCAAACTATTGGTATGGATGTATTACAAGTTACACCGATATCACAAGCTAATGCAAATCAAAGATCTGGTAGAGCTGGAAGAACAGGTGCCGGTATATGTTATCGTTTATATACGGAAAATACATTTTTGTGTGatttatatcaaaataatattccaGAAATACAAAGAAGTAATTTATCCAATGTTGTACTTTTATTAAAATCTTTACATGTACAAAATTTATTCGAATTTGATTTTATTGATGTTCCAAGTAAGGAAAGTATTATTAATTCTTTGCATGAATTATGGGTATTAGGTGCTATTAATAATGAAGGAAATTTAACAGACATCGGACGAAAAATGGTTCAATTTCCATTAGATCCACCATTATCcaaaattgttatatatagtCAGAATTTTCAATGTactaaagaaatattaattattgtTAGTATGTTATCATCTCCATCAATTTTTCTAGAgtcaaaagaaaataatgaatccATCGAAtccaaaaaagaaaaatttactGTACCGGAAAGTGATCATTTAACcttgttaaatatatacttacAATGGCGTTCacataattattcatatagtTGGTGcacaaaaaattttattcaaTATAAAGCTTTAAATAAAGCAAAAGAAGTTTACTCACAATTAATAGATATAATTAaaacattaaatataaaaaatgtttctTGTGATAATAAATGGGAACTTATAAGAAAAACAATATGCTCAGGTTATTTCCATAATGCAGCTAAATTGAAATCCTTTTccgaatatattaatttaaggACAAATGTTTCTTGTCATGTACATCCAAATTCTTCTTTATACAATATTGGATATACACCTGATTATGTGATATATCAAGAAATCGTTTTTACCACAAAAGAATATATGAGAAATGTTACAACAGTTGATCCAGAATGGTTATGTGAATTAGGCCctctctttttttatatgaaaaatgtatAG